One Thermostichus vulcanus str. 'Rupite' genomic window carries:
- the rph gene encoding ribonuclease PH, which yields MSWQRPDGRAPAQLRPVSFERHFTRYAPGSVLVKFGHTHVLCTASVAEEVPPFLRDKGQGWLTAEYRMLPGATQQRQPRELMKLSGRTAEIQRLIGRSLRSVLDFQKLGSRTITLDADVLQADGGTRTAAITGGYVALHDAITWLYKQGLLDPEQGSPLRQQVAALSVGIVQGEVIADLCYEEDSQAEVDMNIVMNEQGSFIEIQGTAEQTCFSRPQLVQMLDMAQSGIQALLQAQRQALHLGPSR from the coding sequence ATGAGCTGGCAACGCCCAGATGGTCGGGCTCCTGCCCAATTGCGCCCGGTCTCCTTTGAGCGACACTTTACGCGCTATGCACCCGGATCGGTTTTGGTCAAATTTGGCCATACCCACGTCCTCTGTACCGCCAGTGTGGCCGAAGAAGTCCCCCCCTTTTTGCGGGATAAAGGCCAGGGTTGGCTGACGGCTGAATACCGCATGTTGCCCGGAGCCACCCAACAACGACAACCGCGCGAGCTGATGAAGTTGTCGGGCCGTACCGCTGAGATCCAACGGCTGATTGGGCGCAGCCTGCGCAGTGTCCTGGATTTTCAGAAGCTGGGATCCCGTACCATCACCCTCGATGCCGATGTGTTGCAGGCGGATGGGGGCACGCGCACCGCGGCGATTACCGGGGGCTATGTGGCCCTCCACGATGCCATCACTTGGCTCTACAAACAGGGCTTGCTCGATCCGGAACAGGGATCCCCGTTGCGGCAACAGGTGGCGGCCCTTTCGGTGGGGATCGTCCAGGGAGAAGTGATTGCGGATCTGTGCTACGAGGAGGACAGCCAGGCGGAAGTCGACATGAACATCGTCATGAACGAGCAGGGATCCTTCATCGAGATTCAGGGCACCGCCGAACAAACCTGCTTTAGCCGTCCCCAGTTGGTGCAGATGCTGGATATGGCCCAAAGCGGGATTCAAGCATTGCTCCAGGCCCAACGACAGGCGCTCCATCTTGGCCCCTCGCGTTAA
- a CDS encoding response regulator encodes MSRFVFGSEELAPLLRQQSRQFTTGYLRIHLKGMDPSEGTEAWVLTYYHGRLIFSADQPLDIQIFLKRLCRFIPRLNLGWSQRAIQVVQERLMKENSLQELIEGMTQLALLKPGEVEDALWLNLLTDFDRYLFERAGTCRFEVQERVAQDAPIGGFELGPLLQEAAQRWDQWMALKVAIPTMLAVPVVNWERVNRYRITEEQRQKLHNLTKDGQSLEVIAKKLCRDRLEVATLFAGWIKKGLISLQTPPELLQAKRHTPITILAVDDSVVMQEIMRQSLPNYQVLTTGNSAEVLHLLFQYRPDLLLMDVTMPGIDGLELCRIVRNLEEFKSIPIVMVTSRDGLLDRIRGKWSGATAYLTKPFTESQLNAEVERLLAQQPHLQERLAGSGIRMDQTSLFKGSHTSLGSPAPRAAEQHQANA; translated from the coding sequence ATGTCCCGTTTTGTGTTCGGATCTGAGGAGCTTGCCCCACTGCTCAGGCAGCAAAGCCGACAGTTCACAACCGGATATCTGCGCATTCATCTCAAAGGAATGGATCCCTCTGAGGGGACAGAGGCTTGGGTGCTCACCTATTACCACGGCAGGTTGATTTTCTCCGCCGACCAACCCCTTGATATCCAGATTTTTCTCAAGCGCCTGTGCCGATTTATTCCGCGCCTGAACTTGGGCTGGTCGCAGCGGGCCATCCAGGTGGTGCAGGAGCGCCTGATGAAAGAGAACTCACTGCAGGAGCTGATCGAAGGCATGACCCAACTGGCATTGCTCAAGCCAGGGGAAGTGGAAGATGCCCTGTGGCTGAACCTGCTGACGGACTTTGATCGATACCTATTCGAGCGGGCGGGCACCTGCCGCTTTGAGGTGCAAGAGCGGGTGGCCCAAGATGCCCCCATTGGCGGCTTCGAGCTGGGGCCGCTGCTACAGGAGGCGGCCCAACGCTGGGATCAGTGGATGGCGTTGAAGGTGGCGATCCCGACGATGCTGGCGGTGCCAGTGGTGAACTGGGAGCGCGTCAATCGCTATCGCATCACCGAGGAGCAACGACAAAAGCTCCACAACCTCACGAAAGATGGGCAGTCGCTGGAGGTAATCGCCAAGAAGCTCTGCCGCGATCGGCTGGAGGTGGCCACCCTCTTTGCCGGCTGGATCAAAAAAGGGCTAATTAGCCTACAAACGCCCCCGGAACTGCTTCAGGCCAAGCGCCACACCCCGATCACCATTCTGGCGGTGGATGACAGCGTGGTAATGCAGGAAATTATGCGGCAGTCTTTGCCCAACTACCAGGTGCTCACGACGGGCAACTCTGCGGAAGTCCTCCACCTGTTGTTTCAGTACCGGCCTGATCTGCTGCTGATGGATGTGACGATGCCGGGGATCGATGGGCTGGAGCTGTGCCGGATTGTACGCAACTTGGAGGAGTTCAAATCCATTCCGATTGTCATGGTCACTTCGCGGGATGGCCTGTTGGATCGCATCCGGGGCAAATGGTCGGGAGCCACCGCTTACCTGACCAAACCCTTTACCGAAAGTCAACTGAATGCCGAAGTGGAGCGCCTTTTGGCCCAACAGCCCCACTTGCAGGAGCGTCTGGCCGGGTCGGGAATCAGAATGGATCAGACCTCTTTGTTCAAGGGATCCCACACATCACTCGGATCTCCCGCTCCACGCGCTGCAGAACAGCATCAGGCCAACGCCTAG
- the recF gene encoding DNA replication/repair protein RecF (All proteins in this family for which functions are known are DNA-binding proteins that assist the filamentation of RecA onto DNA for the initiation of recombination or recombinational repair.), translated as MYLRSLHLRHFRNYSDQGIQFGSPKTILVGDNAQGKTNLLEAVELLATLRSRRASRDRELVSHDSPQAQIAATIERLGVAHELVVDLRSSGRRTLKVNGQPLRRQAEFLGQVNAVLFSSLDLDLVRGGPESRRNWLDGVLIQLEPIYTGLLEHYRKVLKQRNALLKAQRDPAGHSLTDSSTEMAFWNGELATAGSRIMRRRARLVQRLDPLADHWHRAISGGQETLTLSYHPQVPLPDPQATAEVVQAQFLQEIQAKAAAELALGSSLVGPHRDDVEMSINQTAARAYGSQGQQRTLVLALKLAELQLIEQVIGEPPLLLLDDVLAELDLHRQNQLLDAIQTRVQTLVTTTHLGSFDARWLSAAQIVQVHGGQLSPHKAGFSSLQQGSD; from the coding sequence GTGTACCTGCGTTCCCTTCATCTGCGGCACTTTCGCAACTACAGCGATCAAGGGATCCAGTTTGGCTCACCCAAAACGATCCTAGTGGGGGATAACGCCCAAGGGAAAACCAACCTGCTAGAGGCCGTGGAGCTGCTGGCCACCTTACGCTCGCGACGGGCCAGTCGGGATCGGGAGTTGGTGAGTCATGACTCCCCTCAGGCTCAAATCGCAGCCACCATCGAACGGCTGGGTGTGGCGCACGAATTGGTGGTGGATCTGCGCAGCAGCGGTCGGCGAACCCTCAAGGTGAACGGGCAACCGCTGCGCCGCCAAGCGGAGTTTCTCGGCCAGGTGAATGCCGTTTTGTTCTCCAGCCTGGATCTGGATTTGGTGCGGGGTGGGCCGGAGTCGCGGCGCAACTGGTTGGATGGGGTGTTGATCCAACTGGAGCCCATTTACACCGGCTTGCTCGAGCACTACCGCAAGGTGCTGAAACAGCGCAATGCCCTCCTGAAGGCGCAGCGGGATCCGGCAGGGCATTCCTTAACCGATTCCTCCACAGAAATGGCTTTTTGGAATGGCGAGCTGGCCACAGCAGGCAGCCGCATCATGCGCCGCCGCGCCCGATTGGTACAGCGACTAGACCCTCTGGCGGATCACTGGCATCGAGCCATCAGCGGTGGACAGGAAACCCTGACGTTGAGCTACCATCCCCAAGTGCCTTTGCCGGATCCCCAGGCCACTGCCGAGGTGGTGCAAGCCCAGTTTTTGCAGGAAATTCAAGCGAAAGCTGCCGCTGAACTGGCTTTGGGAAGCTCCTTGGTGGGGCCCCATCGGGATGATGTGGAGATGAGCATTAACCAGACCGCCGCCCGTGCCTACGGATCCCAGGGACAACAGCGCACCTTGGTGTTGGCTCTCAAATTGGCGGAGCTGCAGTTGATCGAGCAGGTGATCGGGGAGCCGCCTTTGCTGTTACTCGATGACGTGTTGGCGGAGCTGGATCTCCATCGCCAAAATCAACTGTTGGATGCCATTCAAACCCGTGTCCAAACCCTGGTCACCACCACCCATCTGGGATCCTTCGATGCCCGCTGGCTCAGTGCGGCCCAAATTGTTCAGGTACACGGCGGCCAGTTATCGCCACACAAAGCCGGGTTTTCTTCCCTACAACAGGGATCCGATTAG